In Triplophysa dalaica isolate WHDGS20190420 chromosome 19, ASM1584641v1, whole genome shotgun sequence, the sequence atacAGCCGagatcctctgaggattaatattatggaggtgtagtgtatgcaagattaaaaagatgcgtctttagtccagatttaaactgacagagatTGTCTGCCTCCCGAGTgtaactgacaggacgcctgagagcgtaatgcacgtggaggactgtaatacaatagaagttcatttaaatactgcggcgctagaccatgtagggctttataggtaataaacaagatcttaaagttaatgagatgctttataggtaaccagtgcaaggttgacagaaccggggttatatgctcatactattttgtacgtgtaagaactcgagctgccgttttttgaaccagttgctgtttttgaaataggcctgcagggcaaccacctaaaagtgcattacactaatctagtcttgatgtcatgaatgcatgaattcatttctctgcatctgatgTAGTTTAGATATTCTCTTAAGatgcaaaaatgcaattttacaggtgttggcgacatggctctcaaatgacagagtactatatcgaatacaacgccaagattcttagctaaCAACGAgggttttatggagcatccgtcaatagataagcagtattcttggttgttacgtattgCGGTTTTCAGTCCAGTAagaaacacttctgttttgtccgagttcagtagtaaaagaTTTTTACTCATTAGCCACAGTTTTATTTCCTATTTATATTAATGACCTTGGTTGTGGGATAACCTCAGCTAGAATTCATTTATATGCTGATGACACAAGTCATCAGCATATAAATGTTttggcgctagataagaaaaggatctaccacctgcacttgatctACCACCATGCACTTGATTTACACAGTAGCACATTCGGTGGATCAAGCCACTGAGCTCTTGCAATAATCCAGGCACATGAAAaattttttaagtaatttgCACCTTTTAATTATTGCTTTGTAGGGTcagttttgtaatgtattttttcttctatgTTCTACCCCACTCTTCTCTTTGACAAGTAACTCAATGTGGAAATGCAAAGACTGTGGTGTCACAAGGCTGACTGTCACTCCAAAGATAAAGTCTGATATTCTGGAGAAGATACAAGTATGAGAGATGAGATCTACAAGTATAAATCTTATCCCAGCAGTGCAAACTTTTGTGAAGTTTCAGAGACTCTTATCAAGAAACATCCTTGCTTGGCAGAAAAAGGATCTTTCAATGGTTGCTACGGGTGGACACAgagatttaaaatgaagatgggaaacctacacacacagttgaaaGGTCTTGGATGCCCTGAGTTTTTGGCAGATTCCCTGAAAACCAAAGCCTCAGATAATGCTTGTCCAgcaaaaaatgttaaacgaCCTAAACGTGGCGAGGCCAATCATATCCCATCCGTACCTGCTGGAGTGTCGTCAGAAAACCTTGAAACTGAGAGCCTGGCACTTTTAAAGGaattgaagaaaataaaaaatgcatgcaCAATCagagaaaaaatgacaaagacgTTTGCCTTACGCAGACGAGAAGTTGTGGAAAACCAACCTAGAGTTCAGGAACTGCAAGAAAGGTGGCCTGCTCTGTTTCAACAAGAGGAGATAAAATctgttatttcatttaaagtgtaattgaataaaaatgaatttaccatattttaaattatggaTTTTAGTATGTAGTGTAATTTCTTAGATTGTTCTTTAATTCtctgtgtatatatgtattctTACAACTAGTTCTCAAAGTAATATCAGGTTCTTTCCAAAGtctattttctgtttctctttcttttctttctttgcgCATCACGACTATACCTTTACAATCAAGATTTTTGGCTTCTTTGGACCGACAGAGCTCTCAGCTTCTCCAGGTTATTAAGAGCAAAGGTGGAGTTTTCCGTGAAAAAACTAGGGACACAATTAAAGTTATGGATCAGGTATTGGTTGCTTGCACATAGAATTGTTTGTGGTAATCAATTCAGTAGTGTTTTGGTCTAATAAAAACCGTACATCTTGAACATTTTGTGGACTCTGGACATAGACATCAGAAGAGAGTGTCTGCTGAAGTGCCTCATCAGGTACCTTGGTGAAGATGAAAGCTGTCTGATCAAAGAATACCAGGTAATGTTGACATTGCAAACCACTGAAATTTTGAACTTGCCCTATAAAGTAGATGACCGTCAAAATTaatattctctcatcatttacggccctcttgtcatttcaaacctgtgtgactttcctttttccgcagaacacaaatgatattttgaagaatgttgttgacagcaccccattcacttgcattggttttgtgtccatacaatagaagtgaatgggagcTGTGCtattctgttaccaacattgttcTAAATTCTAATCCCCCATTGGCTCCcatagtattttttcctactgtggtagttaATGGGAATAAGgcctgtttggtttcaagcattctttcaaatatagtTCTGTGAACATCAGAAATAAATTCATATAGAATTTGAACAACCTGATGGTGAGTAAGAATTTTtcagtatttgtattttttgggtgaaatgtcccttttAACTTTTGACTTTCTTCATGTAATATAGAAAGACTTGATGGTGATAAGACAAGATCTTGTGTGGAGCTAgattaatcgttaaaagattattatctcattaatgaaaattAACGATTCTCGTGTGTCTATTAATTTACACCTCTGACTTCAATCATACCGCTTCAGTATTTGATGTTGCTGCCGCAGaagttaaaatgattattataaggTATTTAATgacgtcacaaacagtctttttaaCAGAAGTAAAGTTACTGGGATTAAAGCAGAGATTTGCCAACTCACAAGCATATGACGCGTTCACAAAATCCTAATCTGCCCAaattaatctcacaccaaaaaaacagaccaacatataaagaaaatacagcctgacaacaaaactgttcttatgtgtgtctttcaggattgtgatacattgttctgattatgctttacatcttaactggacatgtttgaaacTAAACTAACGATTGTAGTTTGTAGCGCGGACAAATCCGAGTGAGCGTTTATATCCGTCATTGTGGTAAAATACGTCATCAGAGCGCCTATTACTCTATAAACGCTAATAGAGAAGCTGCGCTAGTGtccatcatttcatgttttcaggttattttaaactgtttacaggtgagaattctgcgttgttatgtttatcagtagtgtctttCAGTAAAGACCCCTTCAAGCGGTCTGTAGACATCAGgcaaatatatcaaataaaaaaagtgaatttgttttactgagaCATATTTCCTGtacaagttacttcaatgcatttatactttttaggaagttaacttttgcatttaaggtaaaaaaatgaagaaaaagcctttagtttacttatggaatttgtggttaaacatttctcaccatagttactgtaggtcaaccatgaaatatgtaataattttgaagcaaagtccTAAATATTACATACCTAAATAAACTACTTTTTGTCAGATCCtcttataaataatgtaatactTATAGTAATCATTCagaatcgcaatctctatttgaaacaaaagaatcgagatcctcaatttatccagaatcgtgcGGCTCTACTTTCTtacattgaacacaaaagaagatattttgaagaatgttgataactgacAACCACTCACTGCCACTGCTGTTAAGTTaccaacatcaaaacatcttcttatgggttctgcagaagaaagtcatccTGATGTATAATGACAAGtcggtaagtaaatgatgatgacACAGTTTTCATTTGAAAGATATGGGGATTTGACtcaataatacaatattaagggaataaatacattttcaaaacagttgGTTTCATATGTGAAAAAGAATAAGATcaaaggaagaaaaaaatgtcaattgtTTAATTTGCAATTTATTATGCAACGTTATAAAAACTTAAGTTTGTAACTGAAGTTAATaaagacaaacagacacacacacacaaaaaaattcttCAAACGTCTCAGCAAAGATAAACATGTACGATTTCTAACACAGACAACAGATTTATATACAGATACACAGATATATCTCTATCAGAGCACTGCGCTCCTGTGGAAAATATCAGGCACTTTGACGAAGCGTTTGAAATCGAGATGATTTCTCTTCTGCCACTCGCTGAGAGACAGCAACCGACCTCTGACACAATAGTTTCTACAAACATAAAGAGAGGaaacaaacaacagaagaaatgaagaatgtttgcaaAACCTAAAAAGGTTTGCGGGGGGTGCTCTCTGTTTGCAAGTTTTTGATGCGACAGTCAGATTTAAGAAAATACCATTTTTACACTTCAGAATCATCTATATAAGTAGAACAAGCATcatgaatgtataaatattgaacaatttacatgaaaaaatcttttttttcacattacaGTAATGGTTTTTCTACCTCCGGGTGAGATCAGCTGGGTGCTGCCAGTGAGTTCCATCACGTCCTGACTGATGACCGTAACGCTGCCCGGCAACTGCGTTCATCAGATGATGAAGTTCTGTCATCACATCTGCAAAGAAGAACAAACAATAGACGCGCACGTGCACGTGTTGAATGTGATGAGGGCTGCACTGATTCCAGAACACAACCCCTGAGTAACTACACACTTAAGTTGTTTGAGTAGtgtagtgtgtttgtgtagtttgcTACCATTTCCTGCTCTCCTTGATTCTGTGTGTTCAATGACAGACTTCATATACATCTCCTTTGCTCTCTGCCAGCTCTCTTCAGTTCTCAACTCTGGACACCTAgaaccaacacacacacacacacacttcttcaTTTCAATCTAgatgtgctttattggcatgacaaagtgtaaatttgtattgccaaagcatttgcagctgGGCTGCGTACAAATAGTgtaacatgtaaacaaacaaaaagaaagataatataattataaaatcaaaccaaataaaaaagtgtGATGTATGTAGTGCACTCAAAGTGGTTTACAAGTCCATCAAGTGacacacattcacttctattgtatggacacaaaaccaaattgAATGGAGATCAGTTACCAACATtgctcaaagtatcttcttttgtgttatggtTTACAAAGTCAGGTTTTTTAATGTCAAGAAGGTGAGTCAATTTTCACTCAGAATTTATATTGTTGTGTCACTGTCACAccatgaacaaaaatgtaaaaagtggtttgttttagattgttaatattctgtaaatattgtatattttgtgatCAAAAACTCAGTATTGTGTATTGTGAGATGGATGTACAAAGCAATTGCTTCTTCTGATTtcagttttctatttaaaatgtattagaaataaaatgtttgattgGATCCATGGACGGATGTTTACCTCTGTACAGGGTAACGGGGTCTTATGTACGTGTCATAGGTCTCCGTCTGCCTCTTTCTCGCCGACGGCCTCTCTGTCTCCGACGGCCTCTCTGTCTCCGACGGCCTCTCTGTCTCCGACGGCCTCTCTGTCTCCGACGGCCTCTCTGTCTCCGACGGCCTCTCTGTCTCCGACGGCCTCTCTGTTTCTgacaacctctctctctcccattccctctctctcactgagtgcctctctctctctgagtgcctctctctctctgagtgcCTATCTCTCTCCgatggcctctctctctccgatggcctctctctctcccagtcCCTCTCTCTCATTGAGTGCCTTTCTCTCGCcatctgcctctctctctccgatggcctctctctctcagagtCCCTCTCTCTCGCcgtctgcctctctctctccgatggcctctctctctctgagtgcCTCTCTCTCGCcgtctgcctctctctctccgatggcctctctctctcagagtCCCTCTCTCTCGCcgtctgcctctctctctccgatggcctctctctctctgagtgcCTCTTTCTCGCcgtctgcctctctctctctgatggcctctctctctccgagtctctctctctctctgagtgcCTCTCTCTCGCcgtctgcctctctctctcacagtccctctctctcaccgtctgcctctctctctccgatggcctctctctctctgagtgcCTCTCTCTCGAcgtctgcctctctctctccgatggcctctctctctccaactctctctctctctctgggtgCCTTTTCCTCTCTGagtgcctctctctctcccctgaATATATCTATAATAATAAGCAGCTTTATTGAAGTGTTCATAGCATACACATCTGTCAAAGCTCTTAAAACTAACTATAgtcaaaatgtcttgttttatgttcaataggacaaaataaattttgaagtatttttcCAACTATTCGGGAGGGGGATCTGGgaggttataagcattctttcaaatatctttcacggtgttcataaaaacaaagaaatgtatacagatatggaacaactcaaaggtgagtaaatgctttcatcattttcatttttgggtgaagtatttcTTTAAAGTGCATTTTGCGGGCAGACCACTCTAACTACCGGGTGTACGTCCAGTTGGTGAATTTATATAGGCCAGTGGGTTCATTCAAGTCGTTATATGCTTTAAGAGacgattcacatttcgtgtcTAAAGCGGCGCAACGCGAGCCGCTCTGCGTCCTCTTTTTCCCAAAGGgccaggggcctcatttatctACAGTGCGTAGAAAAGGTTCTATATTTTGTCCTACGAATGAAATTTAGAATGTGTCcaagtacaaaaaaaatctgtatttatcaaACGTGCGTACACAGTTCGTACGCACACCAGTGAGTAATCATTGTTGATAAATACCACATGTTCTTAAGCGCCATGCTCGTTCACCAATGAACCATATATGGCAATGAAACCTTCCTTTATAAATCACGTGAATGTACTCCGTGCTCTGATCACAGCAATGCATGTTTtggtttttattgttaatttcataattatttattggagattatttttttagcttaaaatgaaatgttcagAACAGAAACCGAATTAGcacttcatttttttggtgaaattgCAATGTTATTATGATTTTGTAAAACTATGTAATAATATTAGTAATATTtagtaatatacatttttatttaatttttgtcaTAATGATTAATATGCAAAcctctttttgttctttttcagtttgtttgaatgttttttcttttatttattttttcatatattgttCTGTTAAGTGTGTCCTTTACATTGTGCTTTCAATAAAAGTTTGCCAAATCATCCagcaaaatcatttcaaatgattcCCCATCTTTCTTCTGTAGCTTCTCACACCAATTAGACAAATGTCTATATTGAACTATGAAGTTACTAGTTGATTGTTTGCAAAAAAGGACAAAGGAAACACACGATGGCCCTCTTTTTGTATTATCACTGTTCTACCACTTGGTTTTTTATGCATAAGAGGTGTGCGGATATTTACTGACATTTCTACGTATAGGTAATTATTGGTAAATCCCACCCTTTGCATGAAACTGTTTTTACGCACTCActaccagtgttgggtgtgactagttactaagtaattagttactgtaatttaactacttttcccttgaaaaagtaaagtaagggattactcatatgttttctgtgatgtaattaaactaaatactttgtgaaatatatgcgtgtgcaatagtgtaattgacatcacaattcaaagtcttactttaaaatctgtgctttaatgtataattctcacatttgtaatactttggtcagttaataatattatttatttgaatgaattaaataagccgtttcatgtctatccttgaatcacttaactaatcaaggttgatgcaggatatagaaagtaataagtaactaaatactttttggacagagtaatttggacagtaatctaattacactattgaatatgtaatgagtaactagtaattaattactttttcagagtaacttagaCAACACTGCTCACTACACACACTGCTCAATAACAGTGAGCATACACACTTGTTGATAACTGATGCCCCTGGACGCTGCGCTCTCATGGCGTCTGGCATGACGCGACCATGGGCCACGATAGCCGTTCAGACGAATAAACAAAGGCTATATGGATTATACAcactgaaaataccttgcaataactCTGCTACTAGATAAAATTATGCTGTGATTATCTGTGTCTTCATCTCCATTGAGCTTGTCTGTATTGGCATGACCTCACGCCTGTCtgaaaagttgaatttttttcatCTCGATGCTACGATGGCaatttagtgccacgttaaaaaaaagaaaaaaaaaatcgagaataaagttgaaatgttaggaaaataaagttgaaatgttttgagaatacAGTCGAGATGTAACGAGAATAAACGCGTGGTAATACCTATTTTGTTTACGTGGAAGTTGCAGTTTAAGAGttaaagttatgtttaagcaccTCATCTGAACCAGTGGGTTAATTCAGAAGAAAAATTCAAACATGAACTAAGAACGAAGTCAGTTTGCAACATAATCGCttcagtgtccttttactacttataactccgtgatgatgcgccaaaagacaaagaatttccttaatgctaaatcctaatctaaagtaggattcaaccaaatcctccacatccattgtttctcGCAACATTTCGACGTTGTCCTCGCAACATTTCATTTCGACTTTGTCCTCGCAACATTTCGTTTCGACTTTGTCCTCGCAACATTTCTTTCGACTTTGTCCTCGCAACATTTCTTTCGACTTTGTCCTCGCAACATTTCTTTCGACTTTGTCCTCGCATCATTTCGGCTTTGTCCTCCcaacatttcgactttgtcCTCACAACATTTCGGCTTTGTCCTCGCAACATTTCGACTCCAGGCATCAAGAAATGATTATTACTGGAAAAAAAACTAAGATTGGTgttatatgataaaaaaaaacaaatgcaccGTCACTTTGCTGAATTTGATACAAACTTTGACTTTCAcaagttcacctgagcagataatgaagatagcaggggtagtaaagTATGCtagtttggcgtgctgtccggggagcaggttccgagctcgccgattccatctGATCCTggaacgctcccgccccccaataggggTGAGTGTGCAGAGCTCGGATACGGCCGAAACCAAAACATCCCCCAAAAAGTGCAAGGATATTAGTTGGACAGCAGCCAGGTAGCGCATCCTCTCCAAAAACAAACCGCTGAGAAAAAGGCTTCCTGGATAGTGGCTTGCGGTCGCCACGGGCTGGGGGGTCGTGGAGGTCCTGAAGTAACAGATCTTGTCATATCCTCTGGATGTGGATTTCCAAGGGAAAGATTGGAAGCCCAGGGGTGGTCACTGCGGTGACTCTGGCTTCTTGCATGGATGGGGTGGAACACGTTCTTCTACGGCAGAGAGAAGTTTGAAGCAATGGGCCCCTGCTTGGGCATTTGCTGCAGCAAAGTTACCTTCGAAATGCGTGGCGTCTGCAGCAGCAGAGCACGAGTTGGAACCACACGTCCCTGCAGGGGCAGTCGCTGTGGTGATTCTGGCATGAGCATGCACGGTCTCTGCTGCAGCAGAGCGTGAATAGAAACATAGGCCTCTGTGGAAATGAACTCTGCGGTGAAGCAAGCTTCCTGATGAAAGACATCTGCTGTGGCAGAGCATGGTTGTCATTGCGGCGATGCTGGCTTTGAGGATGAATGGTGTCTGCTGAGGCAGAGCATGGGTAGGAAGCAATGGACCCCAGTGGGGGTATTCGCAGCAGCGATGCTGGCTTCGAAATGCATGTCGGCTGCTGAAGCAGAGCATGGTTTGGAAGACCGGGACAGTCACTGCGGTGACTCTGGCTTCTAACATGAGTGGGGgtgtggaacacgttctgctgcggcagagagaagtttaAAGCAATGGCCCCTGCTTGGGCACTCGCTACGGCAAAGTTAGCTTCGAGATGCGTGGCATCTGCTACGGCAGAGTGAAGATTGGAAGCCTGTGGGCGGTCACTGCGGTGACGCTAGGTTCTAGTATGGGGGGGAGCACATTCTGCTGCGACAGAGAGAAGGATGAAGCATGGGCCCcagcgggggcggtcgctgcggcgatactggcgtCTGGCATGGGTGGGGGTGTGGAACatgttctgctgcggcagagagaagtataaACCAATGTGCCCCTGTGGGGGTGTTCGCTAACGCGATGCTGTCTTCGTGCTGCTTGGCGTCAACTGCGGTAAGACCAGGGTTGGAAACCTGGGAGTGATCACTGCGGTGACACTGGCTTCTGGCATGATAGGGGGAGGGAAGAAGCACAATACTTCAGGGGAAGGGGTAAGGGAAACATGCGAGGGATTCTATCAGAGGAAAGACATTCTGCAGCGGCACAGTGAGGGCTGAAgtacgggcccctgcgggggcggtcacACAatacgatactggcttcgggggCAGGGGGATGTGGAAAGGAAACATGCAGGGAGGGGTCAGCTGGGGGTAGGAAAGACATTCTGCAGtggcagagtgagggatgaagcacgCGCCCCTGCGGGGGCTGTCGGTTGGTGCGATGCTGGCTT encodes:
- the LOC130408341 gene encoding S100P-binding protein-like isoform X2, with translation MNSGIMAEERVTLCPELRTEESWQRAKEMYMKSVIEHTESRRAGNDVMTELHHLMNAVAGQRYGHQSGRDGTHWQHPADLTRRNYCVRGRLLSLSEWQKRNHLDFKRFVKVPDIFHRSAVL
- the LOC130408341 gene encoding E3 ubiquitin-protein ligase BRE1A-like isoform X1 — encoded protein: MARERHSMRERDWERERPSERERPSERDRHSERERHSERERHSVREREWERERLSETERPSETERPSETERPSETERPSETERPSETERPSETERPSARKRQTETYDTYIRPRYPVQRCPELRTEESWQRAKEMYMKSVIEHTESRRAGNDVMTELHHLMNAVAGQRYGHQSGRDGTHWQHPADLTRRNYCVRGRLLSLSEWQKRNHLDFKRFVKVPDIFHRSAVL